The DNA segment tacaagacataaaacacataattagtgcaaaacacttgcgattaaagcgcaaactcaactaaagtgcagtaaattagagtgtaataatcaactaaaacacgtaattatagcctatcatcattcGACAAAATACAATAAAACAAAAATCGATATATAACACAGAAAATCTTTGTGTTAGCATAAATTGGTTGATCcacttaaataaaaaataaatcatAAGCAGTGACGAAAGTCAGGAAATTCAATAAGGGTGTTCAAAAATCCTTTGCCAATGGGCTATGCAAGGGTGTTCAAAGTCTATTttttaatcaataacaagtaCTAATATTTTACCTTATACGTAGTATAATTTTTCGGCAAAGGATGTTCAGTTGACCACCCTTGCGCCAACGTAGCTTCGCCCCTGCCCATAAGACTAAACTTCAACATGATTTGTGTGATTAGAATCTCACTAACACAAAAAGGACAGCCCAGTGCCCTAAGTTCTCGTTATGCATGGGGTCTGGGAAAGGACCGGACCACAAAGGTGTATTGTAcgccttaccttgcatttctgcaagaggctgtttccacggcttgagCCCGTAACCTCCTGGTCACACGGTAGCAACTTTACCGGTTACGCAAGGCTCCCCCTTCTAGAATCTCACAATTTAACAAAAATAATCACAATTCATATGACTATATTTTGAACTAAAATAATCTagtgcatagcgggagcttattGCATTATTTAGCATATGGCTAGATTTTTTAAACTAAAATAATCACAATTTAGATGACTAGATTTTAAACtaaaaagaaataaggaaaaaaaatagGAATACATGAAATGCCTCTACAGTTTTCATATAGGAAATATTATTCTAGTGTCTCAATGTATATGaatataaagaaaagaaaattgctaTAAGCTGCTACTACCTCCTAATAATCAACTGGCCTCAATTTGTTAAGGCAAGCAAATCAACAGAAGTAAATACAAAAGGATGAATCTTGCAAATCCAACAATCCTCTGCTTCTCCTCTGCTATAGCAATAtgaccaaacttgtaccaattctCTAGTCTCAAAACTATATGAAACAATTGTATGTGGCATTACATGCAAATATAAGACCTGCAAATCTTTATTAAATGCACAAGGCCTAATTGAATATCCCATACTCAACCTTGTATCTTGATCATTAATCAAATCATTTAATCTTATAAAATGATTAAGCCTCCATAAATCAAAATTATTGTTGTTTTCTCTAAAACTCCATATGAAAAATCCACTTTTAACTGGATCGCAAAATTGTATTAGTCCTTCTGATTCCCATAAAAACTGAGAATAGACACCTTTTCTTGATTTTTTCCCACTATGATTTTTTGGCAAAGGAAATAATGTAAAGAACTCTCCTTTACAATCATATACTAACAAACACAAACTCCATCTCCAATACAATCTTTCACCAGAAAAAACACTTGGACTATAACATTGTCCTCTCAAGAATCCATCTTGTAAAAGAAGTTCAGAGTTCAATATTCTCAATTGGGATTCTCTCCAATTCCATAATTCTGATGAAAAAACCATGCAATTCATCATTTGAGCATCAAAATCAACTTCTTCCCAGAAAAAACATATAATTTGAAACTCATGATTCCAACCATCAAAAACAAGACTTGAACAAGCAGGCCTTAAAATATGATGAGAAAGAGGAAGTGTAACATATTGGTCAAGTACAGGGGAAGAAATATGATAATTCCAAAACTCATTGTTAAGAGATGCATATAAAAGAAGACCATTACAAGAatcaatcaaataaggaaaattaTGGGTAGAAGAAGAATGGAGAGTACAAAATTGGGCTAATTTTTTCTGGGGTTGATCATGTAATTTCAAAAAGATTGATTCTTGGGATGAATTGTGTTTGAGAAAAAGTATAAGGCCAGTAGAAGTTGTGGGAGGGTAAAAAATGCGGATATTTGTGATGGAATTTCGCCATGTTTTAGAGACAGTTTTTAATTGAACAAGAGATTTTAAGGGAATTTTAGAGAAAATTGATTCCACTACATGATATGATAAATTCCCCAATTCAATCATCTCTTGTTCTTGTGCTGTCGCTGATTCTTCTTCTGTCTCCATCGCCATCCCCATTGTTATCCTCCCTCTGACCTCTTCTCTGTTTTTTGTTTGTTAAACCCTagactaaaccctaaacccttaAATAGGAGCGGTTTAGTGTAAAACGATTTAACTGTAAATTGTAATTAAGCCTGCAGTTAAACCCTAAATAAACCCTTAAAAAGGAGTGGTTTAGTGTAAAAATATTAACTGTAATTGTAATTAAGTACATGACTTTACTGGGCTCATGGTCGGTTACCGTCAAAGTAAcaaatttttaatttcttttttcatACTCATATCATTCTTTATAATCTGTATTTAAATTAATGCCAAGTAATTTATACTTAGATAACTCCAAAAAAGGTCATTAAGAATAGTAGATACTTGATTGTATACTTGGTGTGCaagcaaataaataaatacttgGTGTGCaagcaaataaataaatactATATAAATACTTGGTGAGCAAGCATTGAAATTCTATAGTCAGACGGGTTATGACCTATATTTTCTCACTTTATTGGTTGTTAGATAGTTAAGTATTTCTTTTTGCTATATAATTTGGGGTTAATCACTTAATTATATCCTTTAATTTCTCTTTCTTGATGACTACGTGGTCAAGTATTAAAGATAGTATTGAAGAATGAATGCAGGTAGAATAACAGGGGTAGTGAATAAACATTCTTACGAGGGGAGAAATTGATAAATGTAAAAGTAAATGTCCAAAGATTGAGATAGAAAAGTTAGAAGTTAGAGTAGAATTTTGAATGTCGTGATAATTTGAGGTAAGAACAAGAACATAGTTGGATCTCATATAATAAATGACATTATTTTCATGGCACATAGTATATTCATTTAAAGAAAAGGTTTCAGTTTAATTTAAAGTAAAACTGAATAGTTGTAATATTATATATTTTAGCATCTCATATTCGTACGAACTAGACACGGATCTAGCTTTTTTATAAATTGGGTGCACAagtaaagaaaagcaaaaaaaaaaaaaaaatattaagtgAGAATTGATCTCTGCTACTCTAGGCAAATAATTTAGTATTCAGTCAAGTGCATAACTTAATCTCATTACACAAAATACCTAGTTCGGTGAAGAAATCATAAGTTCATGTGCCCTATATATTGGGCTATAAATCAGCCCCTGGTAGGAATTGTTCAACCAAAAGATATAGATCTTGGTTCAACTAATTAAATTAATATAAATGAGGGTTAATCTTAGCTAAAATAATATCTTCAAGATGGAGTTCTTAAAAGTGCAATAAATACTACGTAGGTATATTTTGATAGCAGCGACATCATACAatcaatattgaagaaatcaaaTCAACAGCTGGAAACGGCTGCTAATACCCGTAGGCTGAGGAGCAAAAGGAGGAATCCGCCCGAGGAGGGGCTCACGTTTGATTAGCTAGTTGGTGAGGCAATAGCTTACCAAGGCGATGATCAGTAGCTGGTCCGAGAGGATGATCAGCCACACTGGGACTGAGACACGACCCGATAATGTAGCATTAAATAATGATGAATAACAATAAATTGTTATgaaatataacccaaaataacaatatagaacaagcaaaaacaaactaagagatatagagagaaagagaggaagagagattcttatttcttcttcaattgtgtatttttcctatctattacaaggcctttatataggcataaaaagtgaagaaaatatgtcatggaatatgtcattgaacatacaaattatgtcattgaatatgtcattaagcattttagctaaagatcatggaagaagagtagacatccaccataatgtgatattcatcataacactcccccttggatgtccatagataatgtgccttgttaaaaactctctaaaaaatattgggatgtacataattatttatgatatgcattgcttgctgcctcattaaaaaccataccaggaaaacccagtgggacaaaaccttggctaaggaaaagagtgcagcgtgtagttactccccctgatgaaaaatcacttaatgtctcgaagacgacgcattccaatcttatatatcagcttttcaaatattgaggttggtaatgccttagtgaacagatcagccaaattatcacttgaacgaacttgttgtacatctatttcaccattcttctgaagatcatgagtgaaaaagaattttggtgaaatgtgttttgttctatctcctttgatatatcctcctttcaattgagctatgcatgcagcattgtcttcatacaatattgttggaatattctctttcgaagaaaaaccacatgtttgctgaatgtgttgagttatagatcttaaccaaacgcattctcgacttgcttcgtgaatggctattatctctgcatgatttgaagaagtagcaaccatagtttgttttgtcgaacgccatgatatggctgtacctccacttgtaaataaatagcctgtctgagatcgacctttgtgtggatcagacaaatatcctgcatctgcataaccaatcaatgatggcttggattcgtttgaataaaataaacccatatcaatggtcccttggaggtatctgaatatatgtttaataccattccagtgtctttgtgttggcgaagtactaaatcttgccaataaacttactgagaaagctatatctggtcgggaattattggcaagatacattaatgccccaattgcactaagatatggtacttcggcaccaagaagctcttcatcattttcatgaggtcggaatggatctttctttatatcaagtgatctcacaaccattggggtactcaatggatgtgctttatccatatagaatcgctttaaaatcttttcggtatatgttgattgatggacaaatattccatctttcatatactcaatttgtagaccaagacaaaattttgtctttccaagatctttcatttcaaattctttcttcaaacagtctactgtttttggaagctcctcaggagttccaatgatatttaaatcatcaacatacacagcgattataacaaattcagatccagacctttttataaagacacaaggacaaattggatcattcttgtacccttctttcaacaggtattcactcaggcgattgtaccacatacgacctgattgtttcaatccgtataaagatttctgaagctttattgaacaagtttctcgaaaacttttatatgcttctggcactttaaatccctcaggtactttcataaaaatttcgttgtctaatgatccatacaaataggctgtaacaacatccattagatgcatatcaagtttttcttgcactgccatatttatgagatacctgaaggtgatagcatccactacaggagaatatgtctccatataatcaattccaggcctttgggaaaacccttgtgccacaagtcgtgctttatatctaacgacttcatttttatcatttcgtttccgcacaaaaacccatttataccctactggctttatgccttcaggtgttcgaactatgggtccgaagacttcacgttttccaagtgaagttaactctgcctggatagcgtctttccattttggccaatcatttctctgtctacattcattgacagattttggttcaagatcctcatcttgttgcattatttcaacagcaacattataagcaaaaatgttatcgataacaacattatttcggttccatcttttcccggttgagacgtaacttattgatatctcttcattttcattattttcaggtacctggacctcccctaaggtcttatcatttgttacgtcttggggctcttcttgagccactacctccgtgttatgttcactttgatcatttgctccttttcttcttcgaggatttttatctttagaaccgattggtctaccacgtttcaagcatggcttagactcatttgctttaattaattgtcctgccgggatatcaactcgaattggtgcattagcagctggaatatgtgacttggtcacccttggtaggtcagtgaatgcatctggcaattgatttgcaatattttgcaaatgaataatcttttgaacctcttgttcacattgatttgttcgagtatctaaatgagacagtgataatgcattccaatctatattctttttcagctgcttattttctccccctaatgttggatatactgattcatcaaaatgacaatcagaaaatcttgccgtaaataaatctccagtcatcggctctagatattttataattgaaggagattcatatccaacatatatccccaaccttctttgaggacccatctttgtgcgttgtggtggagcaattggaacatatatcgcacaaccaaagatcctaagatgggaaatatttggctcctgaccaaaagccaattgcaatggggagactttatgataacttgtgggccttatccgcacaagtaatgctgcgtgcaaaatagcatgaccccatactgaaatgggaagttttgttctcataagcattggtctagcaattaattggaggcgtttgatcaatgattctgctagaccattttatgtatgaacatgagcaaccggatgctcaatggTTATCCcaattgaaatacaataatcattaaaggcttgagatgtaaactcaccagcattatcaagacggattgtcttaattgcataatctggaaactgtgctcttagctttattatttgagccaacaatctcgcaaatgccatattgcgagttgatagtaagcacacatgtgaccatcttgtagatgcatctatcaaaaccatataatatttgaatggtccacatggagggtgaatgggcccacatatatcaccttgtatacgttccagaaatgcaggggattccatcctaactttaatagttgatggtctaataattaattttccttgagaacatgcagcacaagagaattccttaaattgaagaattttctgattcttcattgcatgtccatgtgaattctcaattattttacgcatcatattagaaccaggatggcccaaccggtcatgccaaataataaaattatcttgattagtaaacttcttgtttactacggcatgtgtttcaatcctgctaatacttgtgtagtataagccggaggaaaaagcgggtaacatttcaagcacatatttcttaccggacgttattgtagtaatataaagatattcaatcttttcatcatttgtagtctcaatatgatagccattttggcgaatatctttgaaacttaataagtttctttgagatttactacaatatagtgcttcatcaatagccaaatttgttcctcctggtagtaataaattggctcttccagaaccttcaattaatcttgtactaccggatattgtattaacattcgcttctttcattaccaaataagagaaatatctcttatcttttaaaatagtgtgtgttgtagcactatccagaagacatatatcatctttattaatcttgagtccaactgaagactggggaattttcatattcttcataaaaaagacaaataatacatcataagaaatatgaaagacaagcaaaaaaaacattaagaaatacattagaaataTAGAAACTAGCAatacatgatgcattaggaaaatacactcaagaaaaaataaactagttgcaaacataaacataacaacttttataacttcattccccagtaagatgattcattcttcagtcaatatcctcaaagaagtctccaacttctaaatgagtaatatttgttaggccttcaaaatcatcatctttatatgcaggatgtgccttagaatcatatttatttgagggacctgcttcatcattattattttgaaaggtcaagtgtgcctccacattattttcttttttcttgagggaggcttgataaagtttgacaaaatgttctggcgtacgacaaatgcgcgcccaatgacctctcataccacatcggtgacacatactagctttaccttttgaatgattaatttgagaacccttattgttctccaatttatttccaccataatgacgataattgtttcgccccctgccacgtccacgtttacgaccatgtccacgaccacggtaattattttgttttctttcaaacttatcatatgttgctatagcattcacttccggaaatggagctgacccagtaggacgggcttcatgatttttcattaatagagtattattctgctcagccacaagtaggcatgtgattaactcagaatatttcttaaaacctttttcacggtattgttgttgtagcaccacatttgaagcgtgaaaagtagaaaatgttttttccaataagtcctcatctgtgatagtgtctccacataattttaatagagaacttactttaaagatagcagaattatactcacttacagttttaaagtcttgcaaccttaaatgtatccactcataccgagcttttggtaataccgtaagttttaggtggtcatatcgatccttcaaattaatctataattcaagtggatctttt comes from the Nicotiana sylvestris chromosome 4, ASM39365v2, whole genome shotgun sequence genome and includes:
- the LOC138890504 gene encoding putative F-box protein At4g09190 → MGMAMETEEESATAQEQEMIELGNLSYHVVESIFSKIPLKSLVQLKTVSKTWRNSITNIRIFYPPTTSTGLILFLKHNSSQESIFLKLHDQPQKKLAQFCTLHSSSTHNFPYLIDSCNGLLLYASLNNEFWNYHISSPVLDQYVTLPLSHHILRPACSSLVFDGWNHEFQIICFFWEEVDFDAQMMNCMVFSSELWNWRESQLRILNSELLLQDGFLRGQCYSPSVFSGERLYWRWSLCLLVYDCKGEFFTLFPLPKNHSGKKSRKGVYSQFLWESEGLIQFCDPVKSGFFIWSFRENNNNFDLWRLNHFIRLNDLINDQDTRLSMGYSIRPCAFNKDLQVLYLHVMPHTIVSYSFETRELVQVWSYCYSRGEAEDCWICKIHPFVFTSVDLLALTN